A stretch of the Vigna radiata var. radiata cultivar VC1973A chromosome 7, Vradiata_ver6, whole genome shotgun sequence genome encodes the following:
- the LOC106768509 gene encoding pentatricopeptide repeat-containing protein At1g74850, chloroplastic isoform X2 yields the protein MTLSLSSLLSVPSPSPFSPALLNPTTTLRQLFFATSSKRLFQFQSRATKFKELIPINPSLTVEKGKYSYDVETLINRLTALPPRGSIARCLDPFKNKLSLNDFALVFKEFAQRGDWQRSLRLFKYMQRQLWCKPNEHIYTIMITLLGRESLLDKCREVFDEMPSNGVARTVYAYTAIINAYGRNGQFQASLELLDAMKQERVSPSILTYNTVINACARGGLDWEGLLGLFAEMRHEGIQPDVITYNTLLCACANRGLGDEAEMVFRTMNESGIVPDINTYSYLVQTFGKLNRLEKVSDLLREMESGGNLPDITSYNVLLQAYAELGSIKEAMGVFRQMQAAGCVANAATYSILLNLYGKHGRYDDVRELFLEMKVSNTDPDVGTYNILIQVFGEGGYFREVVTLFHDMVEENIEPNMETYEGLIFACGKGGLYEDAKKILLHMNEKGIVPTSKAYTGVIEAFGQAALYEEALVAFNTMKEVGSNPNLETYNSFVHAYARGGLYKEAEAILSRLNESGLKRDVDSFNGLIEAFRQAGQYEEAVKAHVEMEKANCEPNELTLEAVLSVYCTAGLVDESEEQFQEIKASGLLPSVMCYCMMLALYAKNDRLNDAYNLIDEMIKIRASDIHQVIGQMIKGDFDDESNWQIVEYVFDKLSSEGCGLGVRFYNALLEALWWMFQRERAARVLDEASKRGLFPELFRKSKLVWSVDVHRMSEGAALTALSVWLNNIQEMFLNGEHLPVIATVVVVRGEMEKTTDAQDFPIAKAAMSFLQDNVPSSSFTFPEWNKGRIVCQQSQLRQILTGTESSSRGTGESDL from the exons ATGACCCTTTCCCTTTCATCTCTTCTCTCTGTGCCCAGCCCTTCACCTTTCTCTCCCGCGCTCCTCAACCCAACCACCACCCTCCGTCAACTATTCTTCGCAACTTCCTCCAAACGCCTTTTCCAGTTCCAATCACGCGCCACCAAGTTCAAGGAGCTCATCCCCATAAATCCCTCCTTGACGGTGGAGAAGGGAAAGTACAGCTACGATGTGGAAACCCTAATCAACCGCCTCACCGCGCTGCCGCCTCGTGGGAGCATCGCGCGGTGCCTCGACCCCTTCAAAAACAAGCTCTCCCTCAACGACTTCGCCCTCGTGTTCAAGGAATTCGCGCAGCGCGGCGATTGGCAACGCTCGCTGCGTCTCTTCAAGTACATGCAGCGCCAGTTGTGGTGTAAGCCCAACGAGCACATATACACCATCATGATCACGCTCTTGGGCCGCGAAAGCTTGCTAGACAAGTGTCGTGAGGTGTTCGACGAAATGCCAAGCAATGGCGTCGCTCGCACCGTCTACGCTTACACCGCCATCATCAACGCCTATGGCCGTAACGGCCAGTTCCAGGCCTCGCTCGAACTCCTCGATGCAATGAAGCAGGAGAGGGTTTCGCCGAGTATTTTAACTTACAACACTGTGATTAATGCTTGTGCTAGGGGTGGGCTGGATTGGGAGGGGTTGTTAGGATTGTTTGCTGAAATGAGACATGAAGGGATTCAACCTGATGTTATCACTTATAATACTTTGCTTTGTGCTTGTGCTAATAGAGGGTTGGGTGATGAGGCTGAAATGGTGTTTAGGACCATGAATGAAAGTGGAATAGTTCCAGATATTAATACTTATAGTTATCTTGTTCAGACGTTTGGGAAGTTGAATAGGTTAGAGAAGGTTTCGGATCTTCTTAGGGAGATGGAATCTGGGGGTAATTTGCCGGATATTACTTCTTACAATGTGTTATTACAGGCTTATGCTGAATTAGGATCTATCAAAGAGGCGATGGGCGTGTTTAGGCAGATGCAGGCTGCAGGGTGTGTGGCGAATGCGGCCACGTATagtatattattgaatttgtatGGGAAGCATGGGAGGTATGATGATGTCCGTGAACTTTTTCTTGAGATGAAAGTAAGTAACACGGATCCTGATGTGGGTACCTATAATATTCTCATACAGGTCTTTGGGGAGGGAGGGTACTTCAGGGAGGTGGTCACTTTATTTCATGACATGGTGGAGGAAAATATTGAGCCCAACATGGAGACTTACGAGGGCTTGATATTTGCTTGTGGGAAGGGTGGACTTTATGAAGATGCCAAGAAAATTTTACTTCATATGAATGAGAAAGGAATAGTGCCGACTTCCAAGGCTTACACTGGGGTGATTGAAGCATTTGGGCAGGCTGCACTGTATGAAGAGGCTCTTGTTGCATTTAACACTATGAAAGAAGTTGGAAGCAACCCAAACCTTGAGACCTATAATTCGTTTGTTCATGCATATGCAAGGGGGGGATTGTACAAAGAAGCGGAAGCAATTTTATCCAGGTTGAATGAATCAGGTTTAAAACGGGATGTCGATTCATTCAACGGCCTGATTGAAGCTTTTAGGCAAGCAGGTCAGTATGAAGAGGCTGTAAAAGCTCATGTTGAAATGGAAAAAGCAAATTGTGAACCTAATGAGCTGACACTTGAAGCTGTGTTAAGTGTATACTGCACTGCTGGGCTTGTTGACGAGAGTGAGGAACAGTTCCAAGAAATCAAAGCTTCAGGATTACTGCCCAGTGTCATGTGCTACTGCATGATGCTAGCTCTTTATGCAAAGAATGACAG ATTAAATGATGCCTATAATTTAATTGATGAGATGATCAAAATAAGGGCGTCGGATATTCATCAAGTAATTGGACAGATGATCAAGGGAGATTTTGACGACGAGTCTAATTGGCAGATTGTGGAATACGTCTTTGACAAGCTCAGTTCCGAAGGATGTGGGTTGGGGGTGAGGTTCTACAATGCACTGTTAGAAGCTCTTTGGTGGATGTTCCAGCGAGAAAGGGCTGCTAGAGTGCTCGATGAAGCATCAAAGCGAGGGCTGTTCCCTGAACTTTTTCGTAAAAGTAAACTTGTATGGTCTGTGGACGTACACAG AATGTCAGAAGGTGCAGCATTAACAGCACTATCAGTTTGGCTGAACAATATACAGGAAATGTTCTTGAATGGCGAGCATCTTCCTGTGATTGCAACTGTTGTCGTTGT TCGGGGTGAGATGGAGAAAACCACAGATGCCCAAGATTTCCCTATCGCAAAGGCTGCCATGTCATTCTTGCAGGATAATGTCCCATCATCATCCTTTACTTTCCCTGAATGGAACAAAGGTCGCATTGTTTGTCAGCAGTCACAACTAAGACAAATTCTGACTGGCACTGAATCATCTTCta GGGGGACGGGGGAATCGGACCTGTGA
- the LOC106768509 gene encoding pentatricopeptide repeat-containing protein At1g74850, chloroplastic isoform X1 — MTLSLSSLLSVPSPSPFSPALLNPTTTLRQLFFATSSKRLFQFQSRATKFKELIPINPSLTVEKGKYSYDVETLINRLTALPPRGSIARCLDPFKNKLSLNDFALVFKEFAQRGDWQRSLRLFKYMQRQLWCKPNEHIYTIMITLLGRESLLDKCREVFDEMPSNGVARTVYAYTAIINAYGRNGQFQASLELLDAMKQERVSPSILTYNTVINACARGGLDWEGLLGLFAEMRHEGIQPDVITYNTLLCACANRGLGDEAEMVFRTMNESGIVPDINTYSYLVQTFGKLNRLEKVSDLLREMESGGNLPDITSYNVLLQAYAELGSIKEAMGVFRQMQAAGCVANAATYSILLNLYGKHGRYDDVRELFLEMKVSNTDPDVGTYNILIQVFGEGGYFREVVTLFHDMVEENIEPNMETYEGLIFACGKGGLYEDAKKILLHMNEKGIVPTSKAYTGVIEAFGQAALYEEALVAFNTMKEVGSNPNLETYNSFVHAYARGGLYKEAEAILSRLNESGLKRDVDSFNGLIEAFRQAGQYEEAVKAHVEMEKANCEPNELTLEAVLSVYCTAGLVDESEEQFQEIKASGLLPSVMCYCMMLALYAKNDRLNDAYNLIDEMIKIRASDIHQVIGQMIKGDFDDESNWQIVEYVFDKLSSEGCGLGVRFYNALLEALWWMFQRERAARVLDEASKRGLFPELFRKSKLVWSVDVHRMSEGAALTALSVWLNNIQEMFLNGEHLPVIATVVVVRGEMEKTTDAQDFPIAKAAMSFLQDNVPSSSFTFPEWNKGRIVCQQSQLRQILTGTESSSSKKKMDKLISLSDTPLTTAGAIASKPDGKANDVDSRTDSTRTELLTSAV, encoded by the exons ATGACCCTTTCCCTTTCATCTCTTCTCTCTGTGCCCAGCCCTTCACCTTTCTCTCCCGCGCTCCTCAACCCAACCACCACCCTCCGTCAACTATTCTTCGCAACTTCCTCCAAACGCCTTTTCCAGTTCCAATCACGCGCCACCAAGTTCAAGGAGCTCATCCCCATAAATCCCTCCTTGACGGTGGAGAAGGGAAAGTACAGCTACGATGTGGAAACCCTAATCAACCGCCTCACCGCGCTGCCGCCTCGTGGGAGCATCGCGCGGTGCCTCGACCCCTTCAAAAACAAGCTCTCCCTCAACGACTTCGCCCTCGTGTTCAAGGAATTCGCGCAGCGCGGCGATTGGCAACGCTCGCTGCGTCTCTTCAAGTACATGCAGCGCCAGTTGTGGTGTAAGCCCAACGAGCACATATACACCATCATGATCACGCTCTTGGGCCGCGAAAGCTTGCTAGACAAGTGTCGTGAGGTGTTCGACGAAATGCCAAGCAATGGCGTCGCTCGCACCGTCTACGCTTACACCGCCATCATCAACGCCTATGGCCGTAACGGCCAGTTCCAGGCCTCGCTCGAACTCCTCGATGCAATGAAGCAGGAGAGGGTTTCGCCGAGTATTTTAACTTACAACACTGTGATTAATGCTTGTGCTAGGGGTGGGCTGGATTGGGAGGGGTTGTTAGGATTGTTTGCTGAAATGAGACATGAAGGGATTCAACCTGATGTTATCACTTATAATACTTTGCTTTGTGCTTGTGCTAATAGAGGGTTGGGTGATGAGGCTGAAATGGTGTTTAGGACCATGAATGAAAGTGGAATAGTTCCAGATATTAATACTTATAGTTATCTTGTTCAGACGTTTGGGAAGTTGAATAGGTTAGAGAAGGTTTCGGATCTTCTTAGGGAGATGGAATCTGGGGGTAATTTGCCGGATATTACTTCTTACAATGTGTTATTACAGGCTTATGCTGAATTAGGATCTATCAAAGAGGCGATGGGCGTGTTTAGGCAGATGCAGGCTGCAGGGTGTGTGGCGAATGCGGCCACGTATagtatattattgaatttgtatGGGAAGCATGGGAGGTATGATGATGTCCGTGAACTTTTTCTTGAGATGAAAGTAAGTAACACGGATCCTGATGTGGGTACCTATAATATTCTCATACAGGTCTTTGGGGAGGGAGGGTACTTCAGGGAGGTGGTCACTTTATTTCATGACATGGTGGAGGAAAATATTGAGCCCAACATGGAGACTTACGAGGGCTTGATATTTGCTTGTGGGAAGGGTGGACTTTATGAAGATGCCAAGAAAATTTTACTTCATATGAATGAGAAAGGAATAGTGCCGACTTCCAAGGCTTACACTGGGGTGATTGAAGCATTTGGGCAGGCTGCACTGTATGAAGAGGCTCTTGTTGCATTTAACACTATGAAAGAAGTTGGAAGCAACCCAAACCTTGAGACCTATAATTCGTTTGTTCATGCATATGCAAGGGGGGGATTGTACAAAGAAGCGGAAGCAATTTTATCCAGGTTGAATGAATCAGGTTTAAAACGGGATGTCGATTCATTCAACGGCCTGATTGAAGCTTTTAGGCAAGCAGGTCAGTATGAAGAGGCTGTAAAAGCTCATGTTGAAATGGAAAAAGCAAATTGTGAACCTAATGAGCTGACACTTGAAGCTGTGTTAAGTGTATACTGCACTGCTGGGCTTGTTGACGAGAGTGAGGAACAGTTCCAAGAAATCAAAGCTTCAGGATTACTGCCCAGTGTCATGTGCTACTGCATGATGCTAGCTCTTTATGCAAAGAATGACAG ATTAAATGATGCCTATAATTTAATTGATGAGATGATCAAAATAAGGGCGTCGGATATTCATCAAGTAATTGGACAGATGATCAAGGGAGATTTTGACGACGAGTCTAATTGGCAGATTGTGGAATACGTCTTTGACAAGCTCAGTTCCGAAGGATGTGGGTTGGGGGTGAGGTTCTACAATGCACTGTTAGAAGCTCTTTGGTGGATGTTCCAGCGAGAAAGGGCTGCTAGAGTGCTCGATGAAGCATCAAAGCGAGGGCTGTTCCCTGAACTTTTTCGTAAAAGTAAACTTGTATGGTCTGTGGACGTACACAG AATGTCAGAAGGTGCAGCATTAACAGCACTATCAGTTTGGCTGAACAATATACAGGAAATGTTCTTGAATGGCGAGCATCTTCCTGTGATTGCAACTGTTGTCGTTGT TCGGGGTGAGATGGAGAAAACCACAGATGCCCAAGATTTCCCTATCGCAAAGGCTGCCATGTCATTCTTGCAGGATAATGTCCCATCATCATCCTTTACTTTCCCTGAATGGAACAAAGGTCGCATTGTTTGTCAGCAGTCACAACTAAGACAAATTCTGACTGGCACTGAATCATCTTCtagtaagaaaaaaatggataaattaATATCTTTGAGTGATACCCCATTGACTACTGCTGGTGCTATAGCATCCAAACCTGATGGTAAAGCTAACGATGTTGATTCTAGAACCGATAGTACGAGAACTGAGCTTCTAACCAGTGCAGTTTAG
- the LOC106765861 gene encoding uncharacterized protein LOC106765861 isoform X1 — protein MEDSEKLTALKKAYADIILNTAKEAAARIMVSERKASRFQQELVSTKEEALRMLLRLKQMFDSKVSKAELMSLNQQKKIEELEAQLQEAEEIVRDLRAELRETQAELETMMKHQMHPPVEQDKEDEIIAQGNFLQENRLDHHDGYVYSASGLQLESLSVSETGNPTINGSIGSSKFCGSHDHTNNCYIHNPDFASIVIRRKEPKLYRNGCTQRIHAFERSLFDANVSVSGNLDNVEDETLVSLHEEGKAMTVSTNTNDDIICEKEKPDELKVVKADADLVKAPVHRKKRRFGKRKATKSGLHSNQVKETNKESGLSCAKHSPLVLDNDDPSRVSSSTYENETRKDITSPVADVPTDTTAMNEQSRSHSKTENWEELLEVCSTRSKTKADKEPMDKSDLTRQDSLSAESVEVPAYKSIEASNESRDKMDPKVSDVDGKVSNRPTSDRFLKYTFCRKRKKEAVSCDEDCSRDNTDSKEKCAEKQDGHVDPQKSCTMTESSRDSRRLAQVARQLISLSEKKWWQ, from the exons ATGGAGGATTCCGAG AAATTGACGGCGTTGAAGAAGGCTTACGCCGATATCATCCTCAACACGGCGAAGGAGGCGGCAGCGCGTATCATGGTGTCGGAGCGTAAAGCCTCGCGCTTTCAGCAGGAACTTGTTTCTACTAAGGAAGAAGCACTTCGAATGCTGCTCAGGCTCAAACAAATGTTCGATTCTAAG GTCAGTAAAGCAGAGCTGATGTCATTGAATCAGCAGAAGAAAATTGAGGAGCTTGAAGCTCAGCTCCAGGAAGCGGAGGAAATAGTTAGAGACTTAAGAGCAGAGTTGAGAGAAACCCAGGCTGAGCTGGAGACTATGATGAAACACCAAATGCACCCCCCCGTGGAGCAagacaaagaagatgaaattataGCTCAGGGAAATTTTCTGCAAGAGAACAGACTTGATCATCATGATGGATATGTTTATTCTGCATCCGGTTTACAGCTTGAATCACTCTCTGTTTCTGAAACCGGAAATCCAACTATAAATGGATCCATAGGTAGCAGTAAGTTCTGTGGGTCACATGATCATACAAACAACTGCTACATTCATAACCCAGACTTTGCATCCATAGTCATTAGGAGGAAAGAGCCCAAGCTTTACAGAAATGGATGCACTCAGAGAATACATGCATTTGAAAGGAGCCTTTTTGATGCTAATGTGTCTGTTTCAGGAAACCTAGATAATGTAGAGGATGAAACTTTAGTGAGTCTGCATGAAGAAGGTAAAGCAATGACCGTATCAACTAATACCAACGATGATATTATTTGTGAAAAGGAGAAACCAGATGAACTTAAAGTGGTGAAAGCAGATGCTGACCTTGTCAAAGCTCCAGTTcatagaaaaaagagaagatttGGGAAAAGGAAGGCTACTAAATCTGGATTACATTCTAACCAGGTTAAGGAAACAAATAAAGAATCAGGCCTGTCTTGTGCAAAACATTCTCCACTTGTATTGGATAACGATGACCCCTCAAGGGTGAGTTCTTCAACATATGAAAATGAAACTCGGAAGGATATAACGTCTCCTGTTGCTGATGTGCCCACAGACACAACTGCAATGAATGAGCAATCAAGATCTCATAGCAAGACTGAAAATTGGGAAGAATTACTTGAAGTCTGTAGCACTCGGAGCAAAACTAAAGCTGACAAGGAACCAATGGATAAATCAGATTTAACAAGACAAGATAGTTTGTCTGCTGAAAGTGTAGAGGTTCCAGCTTATAAAAGTATTGAAGCATCTAATGAGTCAAGGGATAAAATGGACCCAAAAGTATCTGATGTAGATGGAAAGGTTTCTAATCGACCTACAAGTGATAGGTTTCTTAAGTACACATTCTGTAGAAAGCGTAAGAAGGAGGCTGTTAGCTGTGATGAAGATTGCTCTCGAGATAATACCGATTCAAAGGAAAAGTGTGCAGAGAAGCAAGATGGTCATGTGGATCCTCAGAAATCTTGCACAATGACTGAATCATCTCGGGACAGCCGACGACTGGCACAGGTTGCTCGCCAG
- the LOC106765861 gene encoding uncharacterized protein LOC106765861 isoform X2: MEDSEKLTALKKAYADIILNTAKEAAARIMVSERKASRFQQELVSTKEEALRMLLRLKQMFDSKVSKAELMSLNQQKKIEELEAQLQEAEEIVRDLRAELRETQAELETMMKHQMHPPVEQDKEDEIIAQGNFLQENRLDHHDGYVYSASGLQLESLSVSETGNPTINGSIGSSKFCGSHDHTNNCYIHNPDFASIVIRRKEPKLYRNGCTQRIHAFERSLFDANVSVSGNLDNVEDETLVSLHEEGKAMTVSTNTNDDIICEKEKPDELKVVKADADLVKAPVHRKKRRFGKRKATKSGLHSNQVKETNKESGLSCAKHSPLVLDNDDPSRVSSSTYENETRKDITSPVADVPTDTTAMNEQSRSHSKTENWEELLEVCSTRSKTKADKEPMDKSDLTRQDSLSAESVEVPAYKSIEASNESRDKMDPKVSDVDGKVSNRPTSDRFLKYTFCRKRKKEAVSCDEDCSRDNTDSKEKCAEKQDGHVDPQKSCTMTESSRDSRRLAQVARQPWHHLGDDDSN, from the exons ATGGAGGATTCCGAG AAATTGACGGCGTTGAAGAAGGCTTACGCCGATATCATCCTCAACACGGCGAAGGAGGCGGCAGCGCGTATCATGGTGTCGGAGCGTAAAGCCTCGCGCTTTCAGCAGGAACTTGTTTCTACTAAGGAAGAAGCACTTCGAATGCTGCTCAGGCTCAAACAAATGTTCGATTCTAAG GTCAGTAAAGCAGAGCTGATGTCATTGAATCAGCAGAAGAAAATTGAGGAGCTTGAAGCTCAGCTCCAGGAAGCGGAGGAAATAGTTAGAGACTTAAGAGCAGAGTTGAGAGAAACCCAGGCTGAGCTGGAGACTATGATGAAACACCAAATGCACCCCCCCGTGGAGCAagacaaagaagatgaaattataGCTCAGGGAAATTTTCTGCAAGAGAACAGACTTGATCATCATGATGGATATGTTTATTCTGCATCCGGTTTACAGCTTGAATCACTCTCTGTTTCTGAAACCGGAAATCCAACTATAAATGGATCCATAGGTAGCAGTAAGTTCTGTGGGTCACATGATCATACAAACAACTGCTACATTCATAACCCAGACTTTGCATCCATAGTCATTAGGAGGAAAGAGCCCAAGCTTTACAGAAATGGATGCACTCAGAGAATACATGCATTTGAAAGGAGCCTTTTTGATGCTAATGTGTCTGTTTCAGGAAACCTAGATAATGTAGAGGATGAAACTTTAGTGAGTCTGCATGAAGAAGGTAAAGCAATGACCGTATCAACTAATACCAACGATGATATTATTTGTGAAAAGGAGAAACCAGATGAACTTAAAGTGGTGAAAGCAGATGCTGACCTTGTCAAAGCTCCAGTTcatagaaaaaagagaagatttGGGAAAAGGAAGGCTACTAAATCTGGATTACATTCTAACCAGGTTAAGGAAACAAATAAAGAATCAGGCCTGTCTTGTGCAAAACATTCTCCACTTGTATTGGATAACGATGACCCCTCAAGGGTGAGTTCTTCAACATATGAAAATGAAACTCGGAAGGATATAACGTCTCCTGTTGCTGATGTGCCCACAGACACAACTGCAATGAATGAGCAATCAAGATCTCATAGCAAGACTGAAAATTGGGAAGAATTACTTGAAGTCTGTAGCACTCGGAGCAAAACTAAAGCTGACAAGGAACCAATGGATAAATCAGATTTAACAAGACAAGATAGTTTGTCTGCTGAAAGTGTAGAGGTTCCAGCTTATAAAAGTATTGAAGCATCTAATGAGTCAAGGGATAAAATGGACCCAAAAGTATCTGATGTAGATGGAAAGGTTTCTAATCGACCTACAAGTGATAGGTTTCTTAAGTACACATTCTGTAGAAAGCGTAAGAAGGAGGCTGTTAGCTGTGATGAAGATTGCTCTCGAGATAATACCGATTCAAAGGAAAAGTGTGCAGAGAAGCAAGATGGTCATGTGGATCCTCAGAAATCTTGCACAATGACTGAATCATCTCGGGACAGCCGACGACTGGCACAGGTTGCTCGCCAG